In Penaeus vannamei isolate JL-2024 chromosome 4, ASM4276789v1, whole genome shotgun sequence, a single window of DNA contains:
- the LOC138861323 gene encoding pro-resilin-like has translation MAFKVFALAALVVVAAARPDSPPTYGYSAPTPSYAPPAKYDFNYAVNDPPSGNDFGHQEARDGDNTQGSYYVLLPDGRLQKVTYNVNGDSGYVADVTYEGEAQYPTPKASYGPPRPSYKPPTPSYA, from the exons ATGGCATTCAAG GTATTCGCACTGGCCGCCCTTGTGGTCGTCGCCGCCGCCCGTCCAGATAGCCCTCCTACCTATGGCTACTCTGCTCCCACACCCTCTTATGCACCAcccgccaagtacgacttcaactacgccgtcaacgacccaccatctggcaacgacttcggacaccaggaagcccgtgatggcgacaacacacagggatcctactacgtccttcttcccgacggtcgtctgcagaaggtcacctacaATGTGAACGGAGACTCCGGTTACGTGGCTGATGTGACCTACGAGGGAGAGGCTCAGTACCCCACCCCAAAGGCCTCCTATGGTCCTCCTCGGCCATCCTACAAGCCGCCCACTCCCTCCTATGCTTAA
- the LOC113817962 gene encoding pro-resilin-like, whose product MAFKVLALATLVVATVARPDSPPTYGYSAPTPSYAPPAKYDFNYAVNDPASGNDFGHQEARDGDNTQGSYYVLLPDGRLQKVTYNVNGDSGYVADVTYEGEAQYPTPKASYGPPQPSYKPPTPSYA is encoded by the exons ATGGCATTCAAG GTATTAGCACTGGCCACCCTAGTGGTAGCCACCGTTGCCCGTCCTGATAGCCCTCCTACCTATGGCTACTCTGCTCCCACACCCTCTTATGCACCAcccgccaagtacgacttcaactacgccgtcaacgacccagcatctggcaacgacttcggacaccaggaagcccgtgatggcgacaacacacagggatcctactacgtccttcttcccgacggtcgtctgcagaaggtgacCTACAATGTGAACGGAGACTCCGGTTACGTGGCTGATGTGACCTACGAGGGAGAGGCTCAGTACCCCACCCCAAAGGCCTCCTATGGACCTCCTCAGCCATCCTACAAgccgcccaccccctcctatgCTTAA